One segment of Deinococcus yavapaiensis KR-236 DNA contains the following:
- a CDS encoding tetratricopeptide repeat protein, producing MMDFDTPLNSRAASLPANLVPLVGRDRELAELDALLSDRDAPVVTITGPGGCGKTTMALAAAARAAPDFPDGARVVRLARVRHDADLPSVTARALGLKDPEKAAFERVRAHLCAARLLLVLDNAEHLPAVGGFLRDLSTSVPEVKVLVTSRVPLGLALEREYALTPLALPEADATLEEILRAPAVELFRRRALAVRHGFTLTGEDALAAADIVRRLDGLPLAIELAATHLRTLSPRALRRLFSPTLDLLTGGPQEWPEHQRSMRATIAWSDRLLPEKARRVLRTLSCFTGGATLESLAALLDGPQHETLALVEVLVRHSLVCSGEDADGTPRFQLLEVIREYAAEQQDALDETHATRVRHAHHFLALARRLDEDVWTRRQASVLQRLERDHDNFRSALRFSLEHDPPLALLLASRLGNFWSVHGHLTEGRRWLNRALRATDAPEGRARATYTAGEMARMQGDHVEAAEHFHDCLALARSEGDRLHVAAALNALGVLAHNAARPREARAFLEQALPLWEAEQRDFGRTTPLFNLGRLHLYWGDAREAVPLLTRALTFWRSNGNLHGVGYALYALGRAAFELGDDARGAALLRESLEVREGIGDERGVIASRTALGLAEVARGDLTAARPLLSEALTRAVRLGHQRNVAETLEDFASLAVAVGAYEDAVRLSSKGQALREAIGAGLAPLDERYVTRAMKRARAKLSRAAYERARQEGQTMSVDDALVVVTRLDVRADPKRAEDVLTPRERQVVVSMAAGLSNREIARQLELSEKTVARHCENVFNKLGVNSRAAAAAHAIREGWA from the coding sequence ATGATGGACTTCGACACGCCGTTGAATTCTCGAGCCGCCTCGCTGCCCGCGAATCTCGTTCCGCTCGTCGGGCGGGACCGTGAACTCGCCGAGCTCGACGCTCTCCTGAGCGACCGTGACGCTCCGGTCGTGACCATCACCGGCCCGGGAGGCTGCGGCAAGACGACGATGGCGCTCGCGGCGGCGGCGCGGGCCGCGCCCGACTTCCCGGACGGGGCGCGGGTCGTGCGGCTCGCGCGGGTGAGGCACGACGCCGACTTACCGAGCGTGACCGCGCGGGCCCTCGGCTTGAAGGACCCCGAGAAGGCGGCGTTCGAGCGCGTTCGCGCCCACTTGTGCGCGGCGCGCCTCCTGCTGGTGCTCGACAACGCGGAGCACCTCCCGGCCGTGGGCGGATTCTTGCGCGATCTCTCGACGAGCGTTCCCGAAGTGAAGGTCCTCGTGACGAGCCGCGTGCCGCTCGGCTTGGCCTTGGAGCGCGAGTACGCCCTCACGCCTCTCGCCTTGCCCGAGGCGGACGCGACCTTGGAAGAAATTTTGCGGGCGCCCGCCGTCGAATTGTTTCGGCGCAGAGCGCTCGCCGTGCGTCACGGCTTCACCTTGACCGGAGAGGACGCGCTCGCCGCCGCCGACATCGTGCGCCGCCTCGACGGCCTTCCGCTCGCGATCGAGCTCGCGGCGACGCACCTGCGTACCTTGTCGCCGCGCGCCTTGCGGCGGCTCTTCTCACCGACGCTGGATTTGCTGACGGGCGGACCGCAGGAGTGGCCCGAGCATCAACGGTCGATGCGCGCCACGATCGCGTGGAGCGACCGCCTGCTTCCCGAGAAGGCGCGCCGCGTTCTGAGGACCTTGAGCTGCTTCACGGGCGGCGCGACCTTGGAGAGTCTCGCTGCGCTCTTGGACGGGCCCCAGCACGAGACGCTCGCCCTCGTAGAGGTGCTCGTACGTCACAGCCTCGTCTGCTCGGGCGAGGACGCCGACGGCACGCCCCGCTTTCAGCTGCTGGAGGTCATCCGTGAATACGCCGCCGAGCAGCAGGACGCGCTCGACGAGACGCACGCCACGCGCGTTCGTCACGCTCACCACTTCCTCGCCCTCGCCCGGAGGCTCGACGAGGACGTCTGGACTCGGCGTCAGGCGAGCGTCCTCCAGCGCTTGGAGCGCGACCATGACAACTTTCGCTCCGCCTTGCGCTTCTCCTTGGAGCACGACCCGCCGCTCGCCTTGCTGCTCGCGTCTCGGCTCGGGAACTTCTGGAGCGTCCACGGGCACCTCACGGAGGGCCGCCGCTGGTTGAATCGGGCGCTGCGGGCGACGGACGCGCCCGAAGGACGGGCGAGGGCCACGTACACCGCCGGGGAGATGGCGCGCATGCAAGGCGATCACGTCGAAGCCGCCGAGCACTTCCATGATTGCTTGGCCCTCGCGCGGTCCGAAGGCGACCGCTTGCACGTCGCCGCCGCGCTGAACGCCTTGGGCGTCCTCGCTCACAACGCCGCCCGACCACGCGAGGCCCGCGCGTTTCTGGAGCAAGCCTTGCCGCTTTGGGAAGCCGAGCAGCGCGACTTCGGACGGACGACGCCGCTGTTCAACCTCGGTCGGCTGCACTTGTACTGGGGAGACGCGCGAGAAGCCGTGCCGCTGTTGACGCGCGCGTTGACGTTTTGGCGCTCCAATGGCAACTTGCACGGCGTCGGTTACGCCTTGTACGCGCTGGGACGCGCCGCCTTCGAGCTGGGAGACGACGCTCGTGGCGCGGCCCTGCTCAGAGAAAGCCTCGAGGTGCGCGAGGGCATCGGTGACGAGCGGGGCGTCATCGCTTCGCGTACGGCGCTCGGCTTGGCGGAGGTGGCGCGAGGTGATTTGACGGCCGCGCGGCCATTGCTGTCCGAGGCGTTGACGCGGGCCGTGCGGCTGGGACATCAGCGAAACGTGGCCGAGACGCTGGAGGACTTCGCGAGCTTGGCCGTTGCGGTGGGCGCCTACGAGGACGCCGTTCGGTTGTCGAGCAAAGGGCAGGCGCTTCGAGAAGCGATCGGCGCGGGCCTCGCACCGCTCGATGAGCGCTACGTCACCCGTGCGATGAAACGGGCGCGGGCGAAGCTCAGTCGAGCCGCGTACGAACGCGCTCGCCAAGAGGGACAGACGATGAGCGTGGACGACGCGTTGGTCGTCGTGACGCGTTTGGACGTGCGCGCCGATCCGAAGCGGGCAGAGGACGTGCTGACGCCTCGCGAGCGTCAAGTCGTCGTGTCGATGGCAGCCGGGCTGAGCAATCGGGAGATCGCTCGGCAACTGGAGCTGAGCGAAAAGACCGTCGCTCGTCACTGCGAGAACGTCTTCAACAAGCTCGGAGTGAACTCGCGCGCCGCCGCCGCCGCGCACGCCATTCGCGAAGGATGGGCTTGA
- a CDS encoding rhodanese-like domain-containing protein has product MRTKLQVVTFAVFASLALAQTPSIVATVFTTTLGEQNVKTPEVSTEALRGVLADGSALVLDARPHMEWATSHIPGALNVAPKPGVSMSQYVSDTHEIERLVQGEKGKALVLYCNGPMCGKSKRLSEDLLKEGFTNVRRYQLGAPVWRALGEVMETEGDGAKYVYAADRTARWVDARDRAAFAAASLDGAVNITLSDVAKAKDDGRLPMEDHNTRVIVFGESASQARTVAQEIAKNAFHNVSYYPGSYEQLRAALR; this is encoded by the coding sequence ATGCGCACGAAATTGCAGGTGGTCACGTTCGCGGTCTTCGCTTCTCTCGCCCTCGCCCAGACGCCGAGCATCGTCGCGACCGTCTTCACGACCACCCTCGGAGAGCAGAACGTGAAAACGCCCGAGGTCAGCACCGAGGCGCTTCGAGGTGTCCTGGCGGACGGAAGCGCGTTGGTGTTGGACGCGCGTCCTCACATGGAGTGGGCGACGAGCCACATCCCCGGCGCCCTCAACGTCGCTCCCAAACCGGGCGTTTCGATGAGTCAGTACGTGAGCGACACGCACGAAATCGAACGCCTCGTGCAAGGCGAGAAGGGCAAGGCGCTCGTGCTGTACTGCAACGGTCCGATGTGCGGCAAGAGCAAGCGGCTGAGCGAGGATCTGCTCAAGGAAGGCTTCACGAACGTGCGGCGGTATCAACTCGGCGCTCCCGTCTGGCGAGCGCTGGGAGAGGTGATGGAGACGGAAGGAGACGGCGCGAAGTACGTGTACGCGGCAGACCGCACGGCTCGCTGGGTGGACGCGCGCGACCGAGCGGCGTTCGCCGCCGCTTCGCTGGACGGCGCCGTGAACATCACGCTCTCGGACGTGGCGAAAGCGAAGGACGACGGGCGTTTGCCGATGGAGGATCACAACACGCGCGTGATCGTCTTCGGCGAAAGCGCCTCTCAAGCTCGAACGGTCGCGCAGGAAATCGCGAAGAACGCGTTTCACAACGTCTCGTACTATCCTGGCAGCTACGAACAGCTTCGGGCCGCCCTGCGGTGA
- a CDS encoding glycoside hydrolase family 15 protein: MRDSLRLLLLHQADSGAFPACPTFSQYPYAWLRDGTFVAYALDRGGEHAAAERFYRWALGTIASLEEHVRSLVAKRERNVPISDAEFLPTRFALSGDALGDDWPNFQLDGYGQVLWGLAEHLKLSGKVSLPSEFERGVHVTVTYLRTFWNEPCYDCWEEFPYRWHTSTLASLYGGLHAIQPFVPEVGDLPERLRSFTRTHLVQGSELVKFSGFPFPDASLLWAGVPFGLVDLRDPVFAATLARVERDLVRGGVYRYAFDTYYGGGRWVLLTAWLGWVYARLGRTDEARRCLKVVQDAWSAHGLPEQMHGELLTPAYEPYWRDRWGQSANPLLWSHAMHVVLEAELAPTLVETP, translated from the coding sequence GTGCGAGACTCGCTGCGCCTCCTCCTTCTTCATCAAGCCGACAGCGGCGCGTTTCCCGCGTGCCCGACGTTCTCGCAGTACCCGTACGCTTGGCTGCGCGACGGCACCTTCGTGGCGTACGCCCTCGACCGAGGAGGCGAGCACGCGGCGGCGGAACGCTTTTACCGCTGGGCGCTGGGCACCATCGCGAGCTTGGAGGAGCACGTTCGAAGCCTCGTCGCGAAGCGCGAGCGAAACGTCCCCATCTCCGACGCGGAATTCCTGCCGACGCGCTTCGCCCTCAGCGGCGACGCCCTCGGAGACGATTGGCCGAACTTCCAGCTCGACGGGTACGGGCAAGTCCTGTGGGGTCTCGCCGAGCACTTGAAGCTCAGCGGGAAGGTGAGCTTGCCGAGCGAGTTCGAGCGCGGCGTGCACGTCACGGTCACGTACCTGCGCACCTTCTGGAACGAACCGTGCTACGACTGCTGGGAGGAATTTCCGTACCGCTGGCACACCAGCACCCTCGCGTCGCTGTACGGCGGCTTGCACGCCATACAGCCGTTCGTGCCCGAGGTGGGCGACCTGCCCGAGCGCCTTCGGTCCTTCACCCGCACGCACCTCGTGCAAGGCTCGGAGCTCGTGAAGTTCTCGGGCTTTCCGTTTCCGGACGCGAGCCTGTTGTGGGCGGGCGTGCCCTTCGGCCTCGTGGACCTCCGAGACCCCGTGTTCGCCGCCACGCTCGCCCGCGTCGAACGCGACCTCGTGCGAGGCGGCGTCTACCGATACGCCTTCGACACCTACTACGGCGGGGGTCGCTGGGTGCTGCTGACCGCGTGGCTCGGCTGGGTGTACGCGCGCCTCGGGCGGACGGACGAGGCGAGGCGTTGCCTGAAAGTCGTGCAAGACGCGTGGAGCGCCCATGGCTTGCCCGAGCAGATGCACGGCGAGCTTCTGACGCCCGCTTACGAACCGTACTGGCGAGACCGCTGGGGGCAAAGCGCCAACCCCTTGCTGTGGTCGCACGCGATGCACGTCGTCCTCGAAGCCGAACTCGCCCCCACCCTCGTGGAGACGCCATGA
- a CDS encoding TIM-barrel domain-containing protein, with translation MNDTLTASLSHRPFGIDDPYKKLPDERSPRDPAPGDRVTVNFRATTEKASVTLTSRGRREHLSATSLGDGLFTTDLGVVTPGEYTYTIEAGGASQSFSFTVGAWREVRSVEDVRVEATLVHLTLGLDDGSTLPCILSFPASGVCAVGFGKAAGTGLELRAHRADGRLAVRADGALLELDCSTLDVTVSRPGGTAVARGSLKFRVLVGSDLARLEARFHAGDELYGLGERFTPQNRRGKLYDVRVYEEYKEQGDRTYLPAPFVVSPDAWGVWLAEAEPSFFDLRRDEAVVTVEKLPSSPLSMSLHFIVADEPYGVTSAFVELNGGLSVPPKWAFGPWMSSNDWNNQARTLEVVRRTVQEDIPATVLVLEAWSDESTFYIFNDAAYTPKPGSDAFALSDFTFGERWPDPKGMIAECHSHGVHVLLWQIPVQKHVPEDHPQHHADEAHMSARGLGVRDADGTPYRCKGWWFTDGLVVDFTNPEAREWWFAKRAYLFDDLGIDGMKTDGGEHLWGRDLRTFDGRRGQELFNAYANDYVGAYHDFVSSKTRGNGLTFSRAGFTGAGKYPAHWAGDENSTWSALKASVQAGVSAGISGVSMWTWDIGGFSGDIPSVELYLRSVAFGALCPIMQYHSEFNAAKDNRDRTPWNIAERHGDPRALSVYRFYAKLRMSLLDYVDAEAREMSAVGLPLMRSPELVYPRARAFLHDDPHAYLFGRDLLVCPVVEKGALAREVRLPPGRWTDVWSGAEFEGERVVLVPAPLERIPVFVRTDSERASVLVEIFRGARG, from the coding sequence ATGAACGACACCTTGACCGCTTCTCTCTCGCACCGGCCCTTCGGCATCGACGATCCGTACAAGAAGCTGCCCGACGAACGCTCTCCGCGCGATCCCGCACCGGGCGATCGCGTCACCGTGAACTTCCGCGCGACGACCGAGAAGGCGAGCGTGACGCTGACTTCGAGGGGCCGCCGCGAGCACCTGAGCGCCACGTCACTCGGAGACGGGCTTTTCACGACCGATCTCGGCGTCGTCACGCCCGGTGAGTACACGTACACGATCGAGGCGGGCGGCGCTTCGCAGTCGTTCTCGTTCACGGTCGGCGCTTGGAGGGAGGTGCGAAGCGTCGAGGACGTTCGAGTCGAGGCGACGCTCGTGCACTTGACGCTCGGCTTGGACGACGGTTCGACGCTTCCTTGCATCCTGAGCTTCCCGGCGAGCGGCGTTTGCGCCGTCGGCTTCGGAAAGGCGGCGGGAACCGGACTCGAACTGCGGGCGCACCGAGCAGACGGTCGTCTCGCCGTACGCGCCGACGGCGCGCTCTTGGAGCTCGACTGCTCCACGCTGGACGTCACCGTGTCACGCCCCGGCGGCACGGCGGTCGCGCGGGGATCGCTGAAGTTCCGCGTGCTCGTCGGAAGCGACCTCGCGCGGCTCGAAGCTCGCTTTCACGCGGGCGACGAATTGTACGGGCTCGGCGAACGTTTCACTCCCCAGAATCGACGCGGCAAGCTCTACGACGTGCGCGTGTACGAAGAGTACAAAGAGCAGGGAGACCGCACGTACCTTCCCGCGCCCTTCGTCGTGTCGCCCGACGCGTGGGGCGTGTGGCTCGCCGAGGCCGAGCCGAGCTTTTTCGACTTGCGGCGAGACGAAGCGGTCGTGACGGTCGAGAAGCTTCCCTCCTCTCCCCTGTCGATGTCGCTGCACTTCATCGTGGCGGACGAACCGTACGGCGTGACGAGCGCGTTCGTGGAACTGAACGGCGGCCTGAGCGTTCCGCCGAAGTGGGCGTTCGGGCCGTGGATGAGCTCGAACGACTGGAACAACCAGGCGCGCACGCTGGAAGTCGTGCGCCGCACCGTGCAAGAGGACATCCCGGCGACGGTTCTCGTGCTGGAAGCGTGGAGCGACGAGAGCACCTTCTACATCTTCAACGACGCCGCGTACACCCCGAAGCCCGGCTCGGACGCCTTCGCCTTGTCGGACTTCACCTTCGGTGAACGCTGGCCCGACCCCAAAGGCATGATCGCCGAGTGCCATTCGCACGGCGTCCACGTGCTGCTGTGGCAGATTCCCGTTCAAAAGCACGTTCCCGAGGACCATCCTCAGCACCACGCGGACGAAGCGCACATGAGCGCGCGCGGCCTTGGCGTTCGTGACGCGGACGGAACTCCTTACCGCTGCAAGGGATGGTGGTTCACGGACGGCCTCGTCGTGGACTTCACGAATCCCGAGGCGCGCGAGTGGTGGTTCGCGAAGCGCGCGTACCTCTTCGACGACCTCGGCATCGACGGCATGAAGACGGACGGCGGCGAGCACTTGTGGGGCCGCGACTTGCGTACCTTCGACGGGCGGCGCGGTCAAGAGCTGTTCAACGCGTACGCGAACGATTACGTGGGCGCCTACCACGACTTCGTTTCGAGCAAGACGCGAGGAAACGGCCTGACCTTCTCTCGGGCGGGCTTCACGGGCGCCGGGAAGTACCCCGCACACTGGGCGGGCGACGAGAACAGCACGTGGAGCGCCCTCAAGGCGAGCGTGCAGGCGGGTGTCTCGGCGGGCATCTCGGGCGTCTCGATGTGGACGTGGGACATCGGCGGATTCAGCGGCGACATTCCGAGCGTCGAGCTGTACCTGCGCTCGGTCGCGTTCGGAGCCCTCTGCCCCATCATGCAGTACCACTCCGAATTCAACGCCGCCAAGGACAACCGCGACCGCACGCCGTGGAACATCGCGGAGCGTCACGGCGATCCTCGCGCGCTGAGCGTGTACCGCTTCTATGCCAAGCTGCGCATGAGCCTGCTCGACTACGTCGACGCGGAAGCGCGCGAGATGAGCGCGGTCGGCCTGCCCCTCATGCGCTCGCCCGAACTCGTGTACCCGCGCGCACGGGCGTTCTTGCACGACGATCCGCACGCGTACCTGTTCGGACGCGATCTGCTGGTGTGTCCGGTCGTGGAGAAGGGCGCGCTCGCGCGTGAAGTGCGTCTGCCGCCAGGCCGCTGGACCGACGTGTGGTCGGGCGCCGAGTTCGAGGGAGAACGCGTCGTGCTCGTGCCCGCCCCGCTGGAACGCATTCCCGTGTTCGTTCGAACGGACAGCGAACGGGCGTCGGTCCTTGTCGAGATCTTTCGAGGCGCCCGAGGCTGA
- a CDS encoding YbfB/YjiJ family MFS transporter gives MPDGSPPSARDERAALADVLRLALGVVVALGFARFAYALLLPAMRSDLGWSYTTAGSLNTANAAGYLLGAVLAAPFMTRFGAKWTFLAGMLVTGVALLATGLGEALPWLLFTRGLAGASGALTFTAGGVLAAHAASSVRASRSGTILSVFYAGGGLGILATGLVLPSVLDAFGAASWHVGWLGLGGLALLAVPISAKGIAGEATKRPRAGERRGSPEFSFLRPALIAYTLFAVGYIAYMTFSVALLRARGADDLQVTAFWSVLGLASMIAPWIWGGLLQRARGGTALAVLLTGCALGAGLPVLLASPLLSLVSAALFGASFLSVVAATTALVRHHLPTSSWSAGVATFTVVFAAFQTLGPLLSGWLSDRAGGLPLGLGVSAALLLIGAVVARLQPPPPFLPNSG, from the coding sequence GTGCCCGACGGCTCGCCTCCTTCTGCACGCGACGAGCGCGCCGCCCTCGCCGACGTCCTGCGCTTGGCGCTCGGCGTGGTGGTGGCGCTGGGGTTCGCGCGCTTCGCGTACGCCTTGCTGCTGCCCGCCATGCGTTCGGACCTCGGCTGGTCCTACACGACGGCGGGCAGCCTCAACACCGCGAACGCCGCCGGCTATCTCCTCGGAGCGGTGCTCGCCGCGCCGTTCATGACGCGCTTCGGAGCGAAGTGGACGTTCCTGGCAGGCATGCTCGTCACGGGCGTCGCGCTTCTCGCGACGGGACTCGGGGAAGCGTTGCCGTGGCTGCTGTTCACTCGGGGGTTGGCGGGTGCCAGCGGAGCCCTCACCTTCACGGCGGGCGGCGTCCTCGCGGCGCACGCGGCGTCGAGCGTGCGGGCCTCGAGAAGCGGCACGATTCTGTCGGTGTTCTACGCGGGCGGCGGGCTCGGCATCCTCGCGACGGGCCTCGTCTTGCCGAGCGTTCTGGACGCCTTCGGCGCGGCGTCGTGGCACGTCGGTTGGTTGGGCCTCGGCGGCCTCGCCTTGCTGGCCGTGCCGATCTCCGCCAAGGGAATCGCGGGCGAGGCCACGAAAAGACCGCGGGCGGGAGAACGGCGAGGATCACCCGAGTTCAGCTTTCTGCGGCCCGCGCTGATCGCGTACACCTTGTTCGCCGTGGGGTACATCGCGTACATGACCTTCTCGGTGGCCTTGCTGCGAGCGCGCGGCGCCGACGACCTTCAAGTGACGGCGTTTTGGTCGGTGCTGGGCCTCGCCAGCATGATCGCGCCGTGGATTTGGGGAGGATTGCTGCAACGCGCGCGCGGAGGAACGGCCCTCGCCGTGCTGCTGACGGGCTGCGCGCTCGGAGCGGGCCTGCCCGTGCTGCTCGCGTCTCCACTCTTGTCCCTCGTCTCGGCGGCGTTGTTCGGAGCGTCCTTCCTGTCCGTCGTCGCCGCGACGACGGCCCTCGTGCGCCACCATCTGCCGACGTCGTCGTGGAGCGCGGGCGTCGCGACCTTCACGGTCGTGTTCGCCGCCTTCCAGACGCTCGGGCCGCTTCTGTCGGGGTGGCTGTCGGACCGCGCGGGAGGCTTGCCGCTCGGTCTCGGCGTGTCGGCGGCGTTGCTGCTGATCGGCGCGGTCGTCGCGCGGCTACAACCCCCGCCGCCCTTCCTCCCGAACTCGGGTTGA